The sequence AGGCTGATCAGGCGAGTGTCATCGTTGACGGGCAAGCGGTCACGATACTTATCTATCAAACCCGTATAGCGACTATTAAATGGCATATCTATATTCCTCTTTTAATCTTTTCTGTGATGAGGTCCAGCCGCTTGAGATGGCAACACCTTGCACGACTCATATTTCCTACTGACGCTCAGAGACCTTTAGCCCAATGATTCCATGCGAATACGCATCACTTCCCCAGTAATAGCTGCCAGAGACTCGATGGCGTTAATCGCATCATTCATGCACTTCTCTTGTACCTTGTGAGTCAGCATAATGATGTTGGCATTACACTCGCCCTCAGCAGGCTCTTGCTGAATCATCGCCTCAATGCTAATACCCCGGTCACCCAAAATTTGGGTTAACTCTGCCAATACACCGGGTCGATCAGCCGCACAGATTCTCAGGTAGTAACTGGTCTCTACTTCGCCCATATCCAAAATAGCAATATCGCGCATTGCATCACTCTGGAAGGCGAGGTGAGGCACACGACTCTCAACGGCTGCATCCAAGGTTCGCACCACGTCAACCACATCAGCAATAACCGCAGACGCGGTAGGCTCAGCTCCCGCGCCAGGGCCGTAATAGAGGGTAGGCCCAACTGCATCGCCCTGCACCAGCACCGCATTCATCACCCCATCAACATTGGCAATCAGACGACGTTCGGGAATAAGGGTAGGATGCACACGCAGCTCAACGCCCTTTTCAGTGCGACGCGAAATTCCTAAGTGCTTAATGCGATAGCCTAGCTTCTCGGCACACTCAACATCTTCACGGGTTATTTTAGTAATGCCCTCGGTGTAGACTTTATCAAACTGTAGCGGCATACCAAAAGCAATCGAGGCGAGAATCGTCAGCTTATGCGCCGCATCAATCCCTTCAACATCGAAAGTAGGATCGGCTTCGGCATAACCCAGACGCTGTGCTTCGGCTAAAACGTCCGCAAAGTCAGTGCCGTTATCGCGCATTTCGGTGAGGATGAAATTGCCAGTACCATTAATAATACCGGCCAACCACTCAATACGATTTGCCGACAACCCCTCACGCACCGCCTTGATAATCGGGATACCACCGGCAACAGCGGCCTCATAGGCCACTGTC is a genomic window of Gammaproteobacteria bacterium containing:
- a CDS encoding homoserine dehydrogenase, producing the protein MSQVKIGLLGLGTVGGGTVNILKRNAEEISRRAGKEITVVHAAARDLDKPRICDTTGIKLTTNPADVVNDPEVQIVVELIGGDSLARELVLSAIAQGKHVVTANKALIAKHGNIIFAAAEAKGVTVAYEAAVAGGIPIIKAVREGLSANRIEWLAGIINGTGNFILTEMRDNGTDFADVLAEAQRLGYAEADPTFDVEGIDAAHKLTILASIAFGMPLQFDKVYTEGITKITREDVECAEKLGYRIKHLGISRRTEKGVELRVHPTLIPERRLIANVDGVMNAVLVQGDAVGPTLYYGPGAGAEPTASAVIADVVDVVRTLDAAVESRVPHLAFQSDAMRDIAILDMGEVETSYYLRICAADRPGVLAELTQILGDRGISIEAMIQQEPAEGECNANIIMLTHKVQEKCMNDAINAIESLAAITGEVMRIRMESLG